CAGATTAAGGGCATTATTTAATTATACTTTTTCCATTCTCCAtttatggaaaaaaaatctttattcaaTAGAATTAAGATGGCACAGACATGTTACTACAATTGAGAGGTGCATTCCCCCTACCCCCAGTCTCACAGGTCATACCTGAGTAATGTATTTAAATAAAATGTTCTAAAGTGACTAAAATTTGGCCAAGTTAGCAAGAGGAAACAAAGGGCCTTGTtaactaagccacactagtgtttttagcgcacactaaaattagTTCTTGCAAAACGCTAGTCGGCCATATGTTCATATGGGcaacttagcgtgtgctaaaaaatgctaatgcacccttagcgctgcttcgtaaacagggcccaaaatggaaaaaaaaagctcacCAACAGTTCAAAGAACTACCACGCAAATTCATTTTCCATTGGCAGATCTAGAGTGAAACTGCCACAAACTACTTCACTACTGTCTAGAAACAGGCCCCTAGCATTGTACGTGTGACTTAACATTGTGTAGGGTGAACAAGAAGCACAATTCTCTTTACTAACATATTTCCAGTAAAATTAGGTGAATTAAGACAAAAGAGATTTcagacaaaatatatattttaaaaaaacaacatttacAATATGAGGAACCAGACATAGGAGCCTGCATCCCCTGTGCAGTTCCTCTCACCACAAAAGCCCTGGTGACAGTTTCCTGTTTCTACTGTTTGAAATTCTAAAGCAATGCAACCAAAATGTTAGTCTGTGCAAATAAGACAGCTTTtgaaatccttcagaaaaagaaaattcaTTCAAGGTCCTGGTCTTGTTAATTCAGCAGTTTCTCCCTTTTAGTCTTCATGATAAAGTGCTCCTGTCCAGCAGAACCCAAACACGTCTCAACTCTCATTTTAACTACATTTAGcttggatgaaaaaaaaaaaaaaaaaggttggtcaTACAAATTCCAGCTTCCCATGCCCGCTGTACATTCCCCAATGCACCAGTGAAAGAATTTTGTCATTGCTGAGGTCTGTCTGTCTCACTTTATCACAGGTCATACAGCAGTTCTCATGTCCTGTTACAGGCACCATGCATTCCAAGTCTAATTTTCCCATCTGTCCTTTCTTCGCATGATGTCCCTGAAAGCTGTAGTGCAAGCGGGAAAGCATTTGCTGCCGCTGATCTTGCAGTCTCTTGTTTTCACTGCGAAGCATCCGTAAAGCTAGCATGATGAGCAGCACCAAAATCAAGCCCCCGGCGATGGGGACAGCTATCACTGCCGCCCGGAACCACAGCTCTCTGGAAGAGCTCAGTTCCTGAACTTTAGTGACTAGGTGTCTGCTGTTCTCATGGAGATACCCCCTTCCTTGACCTATGGAAAAACATAAAATAGACACACATAATAAGTCAGTCTATGCGGTTCATGCATTACAGGGCTGGCATTCACCCTCAAAAACAGAGTTAGAAGATCATGTTATAATTCCACTTTGTTTCTCCCACACTTAAGGGAGTCagttaaaaaagatttaaaacataTGAAAAACTCCTTGCTTTTCAAACTCCAAACTTATGGAAAAATCTGCAGCCATATTTTAATACTTTGCTTAACCTCTATTTAGGAACTCTACTTtttaaaagatttgtttaatgCAATTTCAAGGGATTGACTTgggttttttctttgtattgttgCTAACTATTTAGAACCCAGTGGTGTCAGCAGTATAAAACCCGATGTAATGTAAACATCAGGCAAAACAGAAAGTCACCTAGG
This genomic interval from Microcaecilia unicolor chromosome 1, aMicUni1.1, whole genome shotgun sequence contains the following:
- the BAMBI gene encoding BMP and activin membrane-bound inhibitor homolog, with protein sequence MDRRCAFLSLWLQLELCAMAVLLSKGEIRCYCDSPHCVATGYMCKSELNACFSRPLDPQNVNSPLMHGCLDSLASTVDLCRANRAENHTGTTVPTLECCHEDMCNYRGLHDVLSHPRGETSGQGRGYLHENSRHLVTKVQELSSSRELWFRAAVIAVPIAGGLILVLLIMLALRMLRSENKRLQDQRQQMLSRLHYSFQGHHAKKGQMGKLDLECMVPVTGHENCCMTCDKVRQTDLSNDKILSLVHWGMYSGHGKLEFV